From Aedes albopictus strain Foshan chromosome 1, AalbF5, whole genome shotgun sequence, one genomic window encodes:
- the LOC109403518 gene encoding uncharacterized protein LOC109403518: MVLRNGNDLDAIDDISEDEGGGHQRRRSNSPDGNGLQHAMRIERNQQELEDMIRNFVDGFTFYWNLFVDMMNDLIRRYRVREIAIETYEALRNHPLLALSIAAAICCLSLPFVIFVFFTLCTAIMTFTGFVLIEGTLITMASMLLVGVLIGLGCLFGTFGMAVLVGYLGVSKVYGWIGQRR; the protein is encoded by the exons ATGGTACTACGCAACGGAAATGATCTG GACGCCATTGACGACATATCGGAGGATGAAGGAGGTGGACATCAGCGAAGGCGCTCCAACTCCCCCGACGGCAATGGCCTCCAGCATGCGATGAGGATCGAACGGAATCAACAGGAGCTGGAAGACATGATCCGGAACTTCGTGGACGGGTTCACGTTTTACT GGAACTTATTCGTCGACATGATGAACGACCTGATTCGTCGGTATCGTGTGAGGGAGATCGCCATTGAAACTTACGAAGCGTTAAGAAATCACCCTCTGCTGGCCCTGTCGATTGCAGCAGCAATTTGCTGCCTTTCGTTGCCGTTTGTAATCTTCGTGTTCTTCACGCTGTGTACCGCCATCATGACCTTCACCGGATTTGTGCTAATCGAAGGAACACTGATAACGATGGCTTCGATGCTGCTAGTCGGAGTACTGATAGGGCTGGGATGCCTTTTCGGTACATTCGGGATGGCGGTTCTGGTGGGCTATCTGGGCGTCTCCAAAGTGTACGGCTGGATTGGCCAACGACGGTAA
- the LOC134285149 gene encoding uncharacterized protein LOC134285149 produces MLVGAEAFFDLLLSGKIRMSVDLPLLQESVLGWLVSGPVDASATLSTVRSFQAAAVREADTDLVHILKLFWAIDNQSNSPKPEDNDSEQHFRETFYRDEDGRYVVRLPFRRDCQELGESRQQAEKRFYQLARRLDKDPQLKKLYSEFISEYIRLGHCKVLLGPVSDNAEAYYMPHHCVLRPDSSTTRLRVVFDASSKSGSGVSLNDLLMVGPPVQETLFDIVLRFRLHRYAFTADISKMYRMASMHEDDTKFQRILWREYRSQPLKEIELTTVTYGTAAAPFLATRSLNQLAEDEKECFPAASKPSVSVVRATKRQVMSEIARLFDSLGLLAPVIVIT; encoded by the exons ATGTTGGTCGGCGCAGAGGCATTTTTTGATCTTCTACTGTCAGGTAAGATAAGGATGTCCGTAGATCTCCCGCTGCTGCAGGAAAGCGTCCTAGGCTGGCTTGTATCGGGCCCGGTGGATGCATCTGCAACGTTATCCACAGTCCGGTCTTTCCAAGCTGCTGCTGTTCGTGAAGCTGATACGGATTTGGTCCACATTTTGAAGCTGTTTTGGGCCATTGACAACCAGTCAAACAGTCCGAAGCCTGAAGACAACGATTCCGAGCAACATTTCCGGGAAACATTTTATCGCGACGAAGACGGAAGATATGTGGTGAGGTTGCCGTTTCGAAGGGATTGTCAGGAGCTTGGTGAATCACGTCAGCAAGCGGAGAAGAGATTCTACCAGCTGGCACGAAGATTAGACAAGGATCCACAATTGAAGAAGCTTTATTCTGAATTCATCAGTGAGTACATTCGTTTGGGTCATTGCAAAGTACTCCTGGGTCCGGTCAGCGATAATGCAGAGGCTTATTATATGCCACACCACTGTGTGCTTCGACCCGACAGCTCCACGACAAGGTTGAGAGTTGTGTTCGACGCGTCATCGAAAAGTGGCTCCGGGGTATCGCTTAATGATCTGCTGATGGTTGGACCCCCAGTCCAAGAAACATTGTTCGACATCGTGCTGCGTTTCCGCCTTCATCGCTATGCATTCACAGCGGATATATCGAAAATGTACCGAATGGCTTCGATGCACGAGGACGACACTAAGTTTCAACGGATTTTGTGGCGCGAATATCGATCCCAGCCACTGAAGGAGATTGAGTTGACAACGGTCACCTACGGGACAGCCGCCGCTCCGTTTCTTGCAACGCGTTCCCTCAACCAGCTTGCCGAAGATGAAAAGGAGTGTTTTCCGGCCGCGAGTAAG CCTAGTGTGAGTGTTGTTAGGGCAACGAAGAGACAAGTAATGTCAGAGATTGCCCGTCTATTCGACTCGTTGGGTCTGCTTGCCCCGGTGATAGTGATAACTTAA